Proteins co-encoded in one Marmota flaviventris isolate mMarFla1 chromosome 9, mMarFla1.hap1, whole genome shotgun sequence genomic window:
- the Atg2a gene encoding autophagy-related protein 2 homolog A isoform X1, which yields MSRWLWPWSNCVKERVCRYLLHHYLGHFFQEHLSLDQLSLDLYKGSVALRDIHLETWSVNEVLESMESPLELVEGFVGSIEVAVPWAALLTDHCTVRVSGLQLTLQPRQGQGPGAADSQSWASCMTTSLQLAQECLREGLPEPSEPPQPLEGLEMFAQTIETVLRRIKVTFLNTVVRVEHSPGDGEHGVAVEVHVQRLEYCDEAVRDPSQAPPVDVHQPPAFLHKLLQLAGVRLHFEEFPPQVEPPEPPLQIGSCSGYMELMVKLKQNEAFPGPKLEVAGQLGSLHLLLTPRQLQQLQALLSAVSLADPEGLADKLNKSRPLGAEDLWLIEQDLNQQLQAGAVAEPLSPEPLPNPLVNLDGTDLFFSMTGLTSSVTSAVSELSLSDVDLGSSVHSNMASRRLSAPAPAAGKAAPTPIPDTMRPDSLLKMTLGGVTLTLLQTSAPSSGPPDLATHFFAEFDAAKDGPFGSREFHHLRPRFQKACPCSHVRLTGTAVQLSWELRTGSRGRRTSSTEVHFGQLEVLECLWPRGTSEPEYTEILSFPSNMGSQASARPCAHLRHTQTLRRVPKSRPRRSIARHCHSELALDLADFQADVELGALDRLAALLHMATTPPEPPAGLLAEPPPATEQQTVFRLSAPRATLRLRFPIADLRPERDPWAGRAVRAEQLRLELSDPQFRSELSSGPGPPAPTRLELTCSDLHGIYEDGEKPPVPCLRVSKALDPKSTGHKYFLPQIVLTLDPQSGSTQWEMAPEKGEELALSTESPCELREPEPSPFSSKRTMYETEEMVIPGDPEEMRTFQSRTLALSRCGLEVLLPSAHIFLPSKEVYESIYNRINNDLLMWEPADLLPTPDPAPQPPGFLGSSGFWHDNFKMCKSAFKLDSDSDDEDTHFFSVGASGVHQAPAPEPRRRHSQSTFSTLVTVLKGRITALCEAKDEGGRRLEVAHGELVLDVERGTIFSVSQYRGQPGLGYFCLEAEKATLYHRAAVDNYLLSSHLELPSFTPPTQLAPTIYPSEEGVTERGASGRKGQGPPMLSAAVRIHLDPHKNVKEFLVTLRLHKATLRHYMALPEQSWHSQLLEFLDVLDDPVLGYLPPTVITVLHTHLFSCAVDYRPLYLPVRVLLTAETFTLSSNIVMDTSTFLLRFILDDSALYLSDKCEVETLDLRRDYVCVLDVDLLELVIKTWKGSTEGKLNQPLFELRCSNNVVHVHSCADSCAMLANLLQYVMSSGDLHPPPRPPSPTEIAGQKVQLSESPASLPSCPPVETALINQRDLADALLDTERSLRELAQPSGGPLPQASPVSVYLFPGERSGAQPPSAPPGGSAGSLGSRSEAKEEEKEEEGDGDTLDSDEFCILDAPGLGIPPRDGEPVVTQLHPGPIVVQDGHFSRPLGSTDLLRAPAHFPVPSSRVVLREVSLVWHLYGGRDFGPHPGHRARVGLTGPRGSPSRCSGPNRPQNSWRTQGGSGRQHQVLMEIQLSKVSFQHEVYPEEPAVGPVPSQELEERPLSRQVLIVQELEIRDRLATSQINKFLHLHTSERLPRRTHSNMLTIKALHVAPTTNVGGPECCLRVSLMPLRLNVDQDALFFLKDFFTSLAAGINPLVPGETSVEAHPETRGRPSSPQEGQPKTTDTSSSQEASGSGHGSSVEQQPIYFREFRFTSEVPIWLDYHGKHVTMDQVGTFAGLLIGLAQLNCSELKLKRLCCRHGLLGVDKVLGYALNEWLQDIRKNQLPGLLGGVGPMHSVVQLFQGFRDLLWLPIEQYRKDGRLMRGLQRGAASFGSSTASAALELSNRLVQAIQATAETVYDILSPAAPISRSLQDKRSARRLRKGQQPADLREGVAKAYDTVREGILDTAQTICDVASRGHEQKGLTGAVGGVIRQLPPTVVKPFILATEATSNLLGGMRNQILPDAHKDHALKWRSEEAQD from the exons ATGTCACGATGGCTGTGGCCATGGTCGAACTGTGTGAAAGAGCGGGTCTGCCGCTACTTGCTGCACCATTACTTGGGGCACTTCTTTCAGGAACACCTCAGCCTGGACCAGCTCAGCCTGGATCTGTACAAGGGCAGCGTTGCTCTGCGGGATATCCACCTGGAGACCTGG TCTGTGAATGAGGTTCTGGAGTCAATGGAGTCGCCACTGGAGCTGGTGGAAGGCTTTGTGGGCTCCATCGAGGTGGCTGTGCCCTGGGCTGCGCTGCTCACTGATCACTGCACCGTGCGCGTGTCAGGCCTCCAGCTCACCCTGCAGCCCCGCCAGGGACAAG GGCCAGGGGCTGCTGACTCGCAGAGCTGGGCCTCCTGCATGACCACAAGCCTGCAGCTGGCTCAGGAGTGTCTGCGGGAGGGGCTCCCTGAGCCCTCTGAGCCACCACAGCCTCTGGAGGGACTGGAGATGTTTGCCCAGACCATTGAGACTG tgctGCGGAGAATCAAGGTGACCTTCCTGAACACTGTTGTGAGGGTGGAGCACTCACCAGGTGATGGGGAGCACGGCGTGGCTGTGGAGGTCCATGTACAGAG ACTGGAGTACTGTGACGAGGCAGTGCGGGACCCAAGCCAGGCGCCACCGGTAGACGTGCACCAGCCACCAGCCTTCCTGCACAAGCTGCTACAGCTGGCAGGGGTGCGTCTGCACTTCGAGGAGTTCCCCCCGCAG GTAGAACCGCCAGAGCCTCCCTTGCAAATCGGCAGCTGCTCAGGGTACATGGAGCTGATGGTGAAGCTGAAGCAGAACGAGGCCTTCCCAGGCCCCAAG TTGGAGGTGGCAGGACAGCTGGGCTCTCTGCACCTGCTTCTGACCCCACGGCAGCTCCAGCAGCTTCAGGCTCTGCTCAGTGCTGTCAGCCTTGCAG ACCCTGAAGGCCTGGCTGACAAGCTGAACAAGAGCCGCCCGCTCGGTGCTGAAGACCTGTGGCTGATCGAGCAGGACCTGAACCAGCAGCTGCAGGCGGGTGCTGTGGCCGAGCCTCTCAGCCCAGAGCCCCTCCCCAACCCTCTTGTCAACTTGGACGGCACTG ACCTCTTCTTTTCCATGACTGGCCTTACGAGCAGTGTGACCTCAGCAGTCTCTGAGCTCTCCCTCTCTGATGTGGACCTGGGCTCCTCTGTGCATAGCAACATGGCTTCCCGCCGACTCTCTGCCCCTGCCCCCGCAGCTG GCAAGGCGGCCCCCACACCCATTCCGGACACCATGCGCCCTGATTCGCTGCTGAAGATGACCCTGGGGGGTGTGACCCTGACTTTGCTTCAGACTTCTGCCCCATCTTCTGGACCACCTGACCTCGCCACCCATTTTTTTGCTGAGTTTGATGCTGCCAAGGATGGGCCGTTCGGCTCCCGAGAATTCCACCACCTCCGGCCGCGCTTCCAGAAAGCCTGCCCCTGTAGCCATGTCCG GCTCACAGGCACAGCTGTGCAGCTGTCCTGGGAGCTGCGGACCGGCAGTAGGGGCCGGCGGACGAGCAGCACGGAAGTGCACTTTGGGCAGCTGGAGGTGCTGGAGTGCTTGTGGCCCAGGGGCACTTCGGAGCCCGAGTACACAGAG ATCCTGAGTTTCCCCAGTAACATGGGCTCCCAGGCCTCAGCTCGGCCCTGTGCCCACCTACGCCACACACAGACTCTGCGACGGGTGCCCAAG AGCCGGCCCCGGCGCTCCATTGCCCGCCATTGCCACTCAGAACTGGCCCTGGACCTAGCTGATTTTCAAGCAGATGTGGAGCTGGGAGCCCTGGATCGCCTGGCTGCCCTGTTGCACATGGCCACCACACCCCCTGAGCCCCCTGCTGGCCTTCTG GCAGAGCCTCCACCAGCCACTGAGCAGCAGACAGTATTCCGGCTTTCAGCACCCCGGGCCACACTGAGGCTACGATTCCCCATCGCTGACCTGAGGCCCGAGCGGGACCCTTGGGCAGGCCGGGCTGTGCGGGCTGAGCAACTGCGGCTGGAGCTGAGTGATCCTCAGTTCCGGTCAGAGCTTAGCAGTGGGCCTggccccccagcccccacccgcCTGGAACTCACCTGCTCTGACCTGCATG GAATCTATGAAGATGGAGAAAAGCCACCTGTCCCCTGCCTCCGTGTCTCCAAAGCTCTAGACCCCAAGAGTACTGGACACAAGTACTTCCTCCCTCA GATAGTGTTGACCCTGGACCCCCAGTCCGGTAGCACACAGTGGGAGATGGCCCCAGAGAAGGGAGAAGAGCTGGCGCTGTCCACCGAGAGTCCGTGTGAGCTGCGGGAGCCTGAGCCCTCGCCCTTCTCCTCTAAGAGGACCATGTATGAGACGGAGGAG ATGGTGATCCCTGGAGACCCTGAGGAGATGAGGACGTTCCAGAGCCGGACTCTGGCGCTGTCCCGCTGTGGCCTGGAGGTGCTTCTGCCCAGCGCCCACATCTTCCTGCCCAGCAAGGAGGTCTACGAGAGCATCTACAACAG GATCAACAATGACCTGCTCATGTGGGAGCCCGCGGACCTTCTTCCCACCCCTGACCCCGCCCCTCAACCCCCGGGCTTCCTGGGCTCCTCCGGCTTCTGGCACGACAACTTCAAGATGTGCAAGTCAGCCTTCAAGCTGG ACTCTGACTCGGATGATGAGGACACCCACTTCTTCTCGGTGGGGGCCTCAGGTGTCCACCAGGCCCCTGCCCCTGAGCCCCGACGCCGTCACTCCCAGAGTACCTTCTCTACGCTGGTGACGGTGCTGAAGGGTCGGATCACAGCCCTCTGTGAGGCCAAG GATGAAGGTGGGAGGCGGCTGGAGGTCGCACATGGGGAGCTGGTGCTGGATGTGGAACGGGGCACCATCTTCAGTGTCTCTCAGTACCGCGGCCAGCCGGGGCTCGGCTACTTCTGCCTCGAGGCTGAAAAGGCCACACTCTACCACCGAG CGGCTGTGGACAACTACCTGCTGTCCAGTCACCTGGAACTGCCCAGCTTTACTCCCCCAACCCAGCTGGCCCCAACCATCTACCCCTCAGAGGAAGGGGTGACTGAGCGGGGAGCCTCAGGCCGCAAGGGCCAGGGCCCTCCCATGCTGTCTGCCGCTGTGCGCATCCACCTGGACCCCCACAAGAATGTCAAG GAGTTCCTGGTGACACTAAGGTTGCACAAAGCCACCCTGCGCCACTACATGGCCCTACCTGAACAGAGCTGGCACTCCCAG CTGCTGGAGTTCTTAGATGTGCTGGATGACCCTGTGCTGGGCTATCTGCCCCCAACAGTCATCACTGTCCTGCACACACATCTGTTCTCCTGCGCTGTGGACTACAG GCCCCTCTACCTCCCTGTTCGTGTCCTTCTTACTGCTGAGACCTTCACCCTCTCCAGCAACATCGTCATGGACACATCCACCTTCTTGCTCAG GTTCATCCTTGACGACTCCGCCTTGTACCTGTCCGATAAGTGTGAGGTGGAGACCCTGGATCTGCGGCGAG attaTGTCTGTGTCCTGGACGTGGACCTCCTGGAATTGGTGATCAAAACGTGGAAGGGGAGCACTGAGGGCAAACTG AACCAGCCACTGTTCGAGCTGCGCTGCTCCAACAATGTGGTTCACGTGCACAGCTGCGCCGACTCCTGCGCCATGCTGGCCAATCTGCTGCAGTACGTAATGAGCTCAGGCGACCTGCACCCCCCACCCCGGCCCCCCAGCCCCACGGAGATCGCCGGCCAGAAGGTACAG CTCTCCGAGAGCCCTGCCTCCCTGCCCTCGTGCCCACCAGTGGAGACAGCACTCATCAACCAACGGGACCTGGCTGATGCCCTTCTGGACACAGAGCGCAGCCTGCGGGAGCTGGCCCAGCCTTCAG GTGGGCCCCTCCCTCAGGCCTCGCCCGTCTCAGTCTACCTGTTCCCAGGTGAACGGAGTGGGGCCCAGCCCCCTTCCGCCCCTCCTGGAGGCTCCGCTGGCAGCTTAGGGTCCCGCTCTGAGgcgaaggaagaggagaaggaagaggagggggatggagacACCCTGGACAGTGACGAGTTCTGCATCCTTGACGCTCCTGGCCTGGGCATCCCG CCCCGGGACGGGGAGCCCGTGGTGACGCAGCTGCATCCAGGTCCCATTGTCGTGCAGGATGGACATTTCTCCCGGCCGCTGGGGAGCACAGACCTGCTGCGGGCACCTGCCCACTTCCCAGTGCCCAGCAGTCGTGTGGTGCTACGCGAGGTCTCCCTGGTCTGGCACCTCTATGGGGGCCGAGACTTTGGCCCCCATCCTGGCCACAG AGCAAGAGTTGGACTCACAGGCCCCAGGGGCTCCCCTTCCCGCTGCTCTGGTCCCAACCGGCCCCAGAACTCCTGGCGAACGCAGGGAGGCAGTGGGCGGCAGCACCAGGTCCTCATGGAGATCCAACTGAGCAAG GTGAGCTTCCAGCACGAGGTGTACCCAGAGGAGCCGGCTGTAGGCCCAGTCCCTAGCCAGGAGCTGGAAGAGCGGCCACTGTCCCGCCAGGTGCTCATTGTGCAAGAGCTGGAGATCCGCGACCGGCTGGCCACCTCCCAGATTAACAAGTTCCTGCACCTCCACACGAGCGAGCGGCTGCCACGGCGTACCCACTCCAACATG CTCACCATCAAAGCGCTGCACGTGGCTCCCACCACCAATGTGGGTGGACCTGAGTGCTGTCTCCGTGTCTCGCTGATGCCCCTGCGGCTCAATGTGGACCAG GATGCCCTCTTCTTCCTCAAGGACTTCTTCACTAGTCTGGCAGCTGGCATCAACCCCTTGGTCCCAGGAGAGACCTCTGTGGAGG CTCACCCTGAGACCCGAGGCCGGCCCAGTAGCCCTCAGGAAGGGCAGCCCAAGACCACAGACACCAGCAGCTCACAAGAGGCCTCTGGCAGTGGACACGGTTCCTCTGTTGAGCAGCAGCCAATCTACTTCAG GGAGTTCCGCTTCACATCTGAGGTGCCCATCTGGCTGGATTATCATGGCAAGCACGTCACCATGGATCAAGTG GGCACTTTCGCTGGCCTCCTCATCGGCCTGGCCCAGCTCAATTGCTCCGAGCTGAAGCTAAAGCGACTCTGCTGCCGGCACGG GCTCCTGGGTGTGGACAAGGTCCTGGGCTATGCTCTCAACGAGTGGCTACAGGACATCCGCAAGAACCAGCTGCCCGGCCTGCTGGGCGGCGTGGGTCCCATGCACTCAGTCGTTCAACTCT TCCAAGGGTTCCGGGACCTGCTGTGGCTGCCCATTGAGCAGTACAGGAAGGACGGGCGCCTCATGCGAGGGCTGCAGCGGGGGGCCGCCTCCTTCGGCTCGTCCACGGCCTCGGCTGCCCTGGAACTGAGCAACCGGTTGGTGCAGGCCATCCAG